The Deinococcus aerolatus sequence TCGGGGGCAGAGATGATGTCGCGCATCACTTCCACCAGCGCCGCGCCGTTGCGGGCCAGCGCCTTGCCGCTGAACGACACGGCCAGCCGCAGCCGGTGCAGGTCATCCGGGCGCACGCCGCTGCTGGCGCTGGCGCTGACGCCGCCGGTCACAGCCTCGATGCGGCGGCTTAGGGCCACGTAATCCTGGCCTGCCGCGCCGCTCTTGGTCACGGCGAAGGTGTACAGGGGCAGCACGTCCAGCAGGTCGTCCGGCAGTTCCGGCAGTCTTACCTGCACGTCCAGGTACGTCAGGCCGCCGGTGGGCTGCGGCACGCGGGCAATCACGGCGCGGCCCGCCTGCTCGGTGCTGTACGGCACCGGGGGAATGCTGGCCGGCACATCGGACAGGGCCAGCGTCGGCAGCACGTTGGGGTCACTCTCCTGCGCCTGCAATTCCTTGAGCCGCAGGCTCTCGGCCACGATGCGGGCGCGGTCCTCGTCGCTGAAGTTGGCACTGAGGCGCCCCACCAGCTCGCGCTCCTGCTCGGCCATGTGGGTGACCAGTTCGGGATCGGGGGCCAGTTCCAGCGTGACGCGGTGGGGGTTGTCCAGCAGTTCACGCTGCAGCATCGGCTCGAACACCTGACCCGCCGTCAGGTCGGCCCGCAGCCGCTCCAGCTGGGTGTCCAGCCGCAGCCCGGTCAGCGGGTCGCCGCCGTATAGCCACGGCCCCAGCAGGCGGAACATCACGCCCAGCGCGTAGGGAAAGCCGGAGTTGCTGACCTCCTTTTGCCCGATCTCGAACTGGTGCAGGCTGCTCTCGATCAGCGCGGGGTCAATGCCCGCGTCCACGATGGCCTTGAGGGTGTCCAGCACCAGCGCCTGAACCTCCTCGACTTTGCCCGCGCCCAGCCCCTTGAGGCCCACCGCGAAGGCCCCCTCGCGGAACGAGTCGCGGTAGCCGGTCAGGTCCGCCAGGGCGCTGCCCAGGCTCGAGTCGATCAGCGGGCGGGTCAGCGGCGCACCGGCGTTGCCCAGCAGCACATCGCTCAGGACGCTCCAGCGCAGGTTGGCGTCGGCGTCGTTGCTCAATCCCAGCTTCCACATCACGCTGACCTGGGTGCCGCGCTCGGTGTCGCTGCCGGGGTAGGTCACGCGCTCCTGGCGCGGTTCAGTGAACGGCGTCTGATCGGGAATGCTCACGTCCAGCGTCTGGGCCTGGAAGCGCGACATCACGTGCGACTCGATCTCGTCCAGGATGCGCGGGAGGGGCAGCTTGCCGTAGGTGTAGAAAAAGGCGTTGCTGGGGTGGTAATGCGCGGCGTGAAAGGCCCGCAGGTTGTCGTAGGTCAGTGCCGGAATGTCGCTGGGCGCCCCGCCGGAATTGTTGGCGTAGGTCAGGTCCGGAAACAGCGCCTTGCCGAAGGCCCGCCACATCACCGCGCCGGGAGCGGCCATGGCCCCCTTCATCTCGTTGTAGACCACGCCCTGCAATTTCAGCTCGGTGCTGGGATCGTCGGGCGTCTCGAACTCGAAGCGGTGGCCGTCCTGCCGGAAGCTCTCGTAGCGCATCAGCGGGAAAAAGGTGGCGTCCAGATACACGCCCAGCAGATTGAAATAATCCTTCTCGTTGCGGGTGGAAAACGGATAGGTGGTCCAGTCGTTGCTGGTCATCGCGTTCATGAAGGTGTTCAGGCTGCGCGGCAGCATGGCAAAAAACGGGTCCGGGACCGGGTACTTCTGGCTGCCCATCAGGACAATGTGTTCCAGGATATGCGCCACGCCGGTGCTGTCGCGCGGCACGGTGGGAAAGGTTACGCCAAAGGCGCTGTTGTCGTCATCGCGGACCACGTGGGCATGCCGCGCCCCGTTCTCATGGGTCAGCAGGACCAGCCAGCCCTGCATTTCGGGCAGCTCTTCAACGCGGTTAACGGTGTAACGGCCCAGACGGTCACCCACGCCGGGCAGGCTGGGCAGAGTGGAAGCAGCAGTGGTCATGCCAGGGATTTTAGAGCATGGGGCGGCACAGACCGTGGCTCACGCGCCCAAGTGCGCTGCGCACTCCGGGCCAGGGCCGTCCCCTCAGAGGCGCACGACACGCGGATGAAGGTCCAGCGCAAGGTGGCCCAGCAGGGCCTGAAAGTAGGCGAATGGATGCTTGCGGCTCTTGGTGCCCAGCGTCACCAGGACTCTGCACCCAGGGGTGGCGAGCGGCGCGAACCGGGCGATCACCCCGGCCGCCGGATCAAACAGGTGCAGAGCCGCGTCGGCCTCCCGGAAGAAGCGCTTCAGCCACCGCAGATGCGTGCTGGACAGCGTGAGGCCCGCCCCGGATGCTTCTGACGCAGCCCCCGGACAAAGGCCGAGACTGTCGCCTGCGCCGTGGCCGGAGCGCTCAGAAACGTTCCGGTTTCCACCAGCCCAAACAGCGGCCCGGCCACGATGAAGACCACCCGGCCGTGGGCTGTTCCCGCTTCCCTGGCGACGCAGGCCCGCAAGGCCGCACTCGTCCCGCCCACCCCGACGCCTGCCAGGGCAGCCCGGATGGGCGGAAAGACCCCCAGGAAAGAAAGACCCCCAGGAAAGGAAGTCCTCATCGCGTCCGATCAATGGCAATGCGGTGCTGAGGCCGCCCGTGTGTGGATGTGGGTCTGGCAGCCGAGGGTAGAGCGAAAACCGAGGGGCCAGCGTCGGGGCGGTCCCGGTGGGATCCAGAACTCCGGTGCCTTCCCACCCGCCGTCTCCTGGCACATCACGGCAAACTCACCGGACTGCCACGGCGCGGCGCGTAAACTGACAGACATGAAGCGAGTTCGCACAACGTGGCCCGCCCTGGCCCTGGCGCTGAGCCTCGCCGTGGCCGGATGCGGTCAGCCGGTCACCGGCACCTCCACCAGCAGCGGCCGGGACATCCTGTATTTTGCCGACAATGCCGCCGGGTTGCCCGTGA is a genomic window containing:
- a CDS encoding insulinase family protein; this encodes MTTAASTLPSLPGVGDRLGRYTVNRVEELPEMQGWLVLLTHENGARHAHVVRDDDNSAFGVTFPTVPRDSTGVAHILEHIVLMGSQKYPVPDPFFAMLPRSLNTFMNAMTSNDWTTYPFSTRNEKDYFNLLGVYLDATFFPLMRYESFRQDGHRFEFETPDDPSTELKLQGVVYNEMKGAMAAPGAVMWRAFGKALFPDLTYANNSGGAPSDIPALTYDNLRAFHAAHYHPSNAFFYTYGKLPLPRILDEIESHVMSRFQAQTLDVSIPDQTPFTEPRQERVTYPGSDTERGTQVSVMWKLGLSNDADANLRWSVLSDVLLGNAGAPLTRPLIDSSLGSALADLTGYRDSFREGAFAVGLKGLGAGKVEEVQALVLDTLKAIVDAGIDPALIESSLHQFEIGQKEVSNSGFPYALGVMFRLLGPWLYGGDPLTGLRLDTQLERLRADLTAGQVFEPMLQRELLDNPHRVTLELAPDPELVTHMAEQERELVGRLSANFSDEDRARIVAESLRLKELQAQESDPNVLPTLALSDVPASIPPVPYSTEQAGRAVIARVPQPTGGLTYLDVQVRLPELPDDLLDVLPLYTFAVTKSGAAGQDYVALSRRIEAVTGGVSASASSGVRPDDLHRLRLAVSFSGKALARNGAALVEVMRDIISAPEFTCERLEQLLKQRLAGLKASVVNSGNAYAERLAAAQVSPAAAIGETWGGLSGLGRLKQIVEDGGLDDLLERFGRIHTLLLSGQPVLCLTATEDDLTLDLMPLTTLFTGDAAVGRPQPQLHDGGPQARVTDSPVAFNAVAFETVPYTHPNSPALLVLARLLRSEYLLKELREKGGAYGGNASFDPREGVFAMSSYRDPHIARTYRVFRDARAFLNTAPGQREITEAVLSASKTLDPLTSPDTVGRLRFFGDQAGFTPDVQEAYKARLLAVTAADLKRVMDTYLTPERAAYALVAGRDPNTEVQELGLKFSVQSI